Part of the Woronichinia naegeliana WA131 genome, TCCGGTGAGATTAGTCTCAGTATTATGGGGAACAATCTGGTATCAGTATTTAACAAATGTGTTGTCTCCCGAACAACTGTCCGCCGAAGAGGTCTGTGATTTATATCGAAGACGATGGACAATCGAAGAAGCCTTTTTATTAACGAAAAGACTTTTAGGACTAGCCTATTTATGGGTAGGGAATAAGAATGGTGTCCAAATCCAGATTATTTGCACTTTGATTTTCTATACGGTCTTAAATCAATTGGTAGGGGAAGTGGCGATTGCTCTCAATCAACCGAAAGAAAAAATCTCAGTAGAGATGGTGTTTCGGAGTCTATACTATACTTCAAACGTTCATAATCTGAGATTTATCAAAGCGTTGAAATCGTAAGGTGAGCAAAGAATCAAGCTCCTCCTTATATTTTACGTTAGCATCTTCAAGACATCCTGAAATTGCTGCAGAAAACTGCGTAAAATCTTCATAATATTTTGCGTATAAACACTTCTTCTTCACAAACTTCCACAGTCTTTCAATTAAATTCAAGTTAGGAGAATAAGGAGGTGAGTACAGTAACTCTATTCCTAATGATTCTGCCAACTCCTGCACAATTCGGCATTTTTGATAACGAGCATTGTCTAATACCAACGTAATCGGTATTAATAGTCCTAATTCTGCTATCTTTTCTAGGAGTTCACAAACCTGAGTTCCCGTAATATAAGAACTGTTCGTTACCATAATTACTTCATGGGTAATTGCATTTAATGCTCCTAACACATTAAAACGTTTTCTCCCTGATGGTGACTTAATAAAAATCCTCTTGAAGCACCATATAAAATTTACAAATGCTCCCATTACAAAATGAGAGGCATCTACAAAGAAAACTGCCCTTTTTCCTGCTTTTGCCTCTTCTAGCCTTGGTTCTAGCTCTTTTTCTCTATAGCTATCCTGAGCTTCTACATCTGCTTTTGATGGAATTGTTCCCACCTTTAGACACCTCATTCCTATTGACTTTAAAAATTTTCTGACTTGCGTTGGACTTCTTTTTATTCCCGTTAATTCTTCTATTCTTTTTACTGCTTCATTTATTGTTGCTGGTGGATTTGACTCAAAATATGCCTCAATTTTCCCTTGATGCTCTGTTAACTCGCTTTTCGGGCGATTAAATTTTATTTCTTTTAGTTTTTCTATCCCGCCCTCTTGATAATCACGGATATAGCTTGTCACCGTATTTACTGAAACTCCTGCGAATTGAGCAATTTTTTGATGAGATAATCCCTGACTTTTTAACCATAAAACTTCCATCTTTAGCTGTACTCTAGGATGCGGGTGATTAAACCGACCGTAAGACAACAGTCTTTTGTCTTCTTCCGTAAATTCTAACTTAATCATTTCTCAGCCTCTTGACTACTTTTTCTATTTTTACTATATTATCTCTTATTTTTAAAATTCGCAACTTGTGACCGTGTTCAGTATATGTAGGGCTTGCTGAAAAAAGCTGAAACCTTTACGGAGAAAAATAGTAGGCGAATTAAGAACCGCTAGAATGCACGAAAATAGGGTAGAATGCCTCAAAACCATTGCATTAAGAAGAGAGAAAGCAGATGTACCGAAAGCAACAGTACTCAATTGAAACACCAGAAAACTTGAAAAATCTG contains:
- a CDS encoding IS630 family transposase, translated to MIKLEFTEEDKRLLSYGRFNHPHPRVQLKMEVLWLKSQGLSHQKIAQFAGVSVNTVTSYIRDYQEGGIEKLKEIKFNRPKSELTEHQGKIEAYFESNPPATINEAVKRIEELTGIKRSPTQVRKFLKSIGMRCLKVGTIPSKADVEAQDSYREKELEPRLEEAKAGKRAVFFVDASHFVMGAFVNFIWCFKRIFIKSPSGRKRFNVLGALNAITHEVIMVTNSSYITGTQVCELLEKIAELGLLIPITLVLDNARYQKCRIVQELAESLGIELLYSPPYSPNLNLIERLWKFVKKKCLYAKYYEDFTQFSAAISGCLEDANVKYKEELDSLLTLRFQRFDKSQIMNV